TAATATCGCACTGGGTACTGACAGCCTGGCTTCCAACCATCAGCTGTCAGTCTGGGAAGAAATAAAGACCATACAGGCCCGTTACCCGGACATACCGCTGGCAGAGCTGTTACGCTGGGGCACCAGCAACGGCGCCAAAGCACTGGGCATTGAAAGCCGCTACGGCAGCTTCGGAGCAGGGATGCAGCCGGGCGTAGTATTGATTGCCGATAACACCAAACGTATTATTTAGAATTAACCATATGAATGATTTCCTGAACCAGGTATTCCTGGACAATCCCGTAAGGGACTATCTCATCCTGATTGGCGTACTGCTCTTCGTATCTTTTGTAAAACGTTATGTGTCTAAAGGGATGGCTACCATCCTGTTCCGCCTGGTGCGCCACTGGTCGCCCCAGATAGAGGAAAAAGACTTTATTAACCTGCTGCTGCGGCCACTGGAGTACTTCCTGTTGCTGGTCACTTTTATGCTGACCATCGACCGGTTTACCTTTCCTACGGTGCTCAACGTACATGTGTACAACAAAGCCACGCTGAAGGACATCACAGACACCCTGCTGTCACTGGCTTTCAGCATGAGCATTATCTGGATCATGTTGCGCCTGATCGACTTCATTGCGCTGGTACTGGAAAAGAAGGCGGAACTTACAGAAGACAAAACGGACAATCAGTTTATCATCTTCTTCCGTGATTTCTTCAAGGCCATTGTCTTTATTATGGGGGCGATCGCCTTTATCCGGATACTTTTCGGCCCGTCGCTGGTAGAGAAGATCATCGCCGGCCTTGGTATCGGTGCGGCAGCCCTTGCCCTCGCCGCCAAAGAGAGCATCGAAAACCTGATCGGCTCCTTCATCATCTTCTTCGACAAACCATTCCGGGTGGGCGACAGTGTAAAGGTTGACTCCTGGCAGGGCACCGTAGAGAAGATCGGGCTGCGCAGCACCCGTATCCGCACGCTGGAAAAGACTTTCGTGACGGTTCCCAATAAAAAAATGGTAGACAGCATCCTCGACAACCTGTCGCTCCGCACCCAGCAACGGGTGGCCATGCGCATCGAAATGGGCTCGGAAACGCCTGTTGACAAGCTGATGAAGGTACTGGACGACATCCGCAGCCTGCTGAAAAACAATTCCAATATACTGCCTGGCTTCACCGTAAACCTGCACGATTTCACAAAAGACACCTACGTCGTACAGGTCATCTTCAATACCTATATCATTGATGGCGCACAATATGCGTCTCTCCGGGAAAACGTGAACCTGTCCATAATTCGATTGCTGGCC
The Chitinophaga varians genome window above contains:
- a CDS encoding mechanosensitive ion channel family protein, which produces MNDFLNQVFLDNPVRDYLILIGVLLFVSFVKRYVSKGMATILFRLVRHWSPQIEEKDFINLLLRPLEYFLLLVTFMLTIDRFTFPTVLNVHVYNKATLKDITDTLLSLAFSMSIIWIMLRLIDFIALVLEKKAELTEDKTDNQFIIFFRDFFKAIVFIMGAIAFIRILFGPSLVEKIIAGLGIGAAALALAAKESIENLIGSFIIFFDKPFRVGDSVKVDSWQGTVEKIGLRSTRIRTLEKTFVTVPNKKMVDSILDNLSLRTQQRVAMRIEMGSETPVDKLMKVLDDIRSLLKNNSNILPGFTVNLHDFTKDTYVVQVIFNTYIIDGAQYASLRENVNLSIIRLLAANEVKLPTTSTNVTFSNSDM